A portion of the Atribacterota bacterium genome contains these proteins:
- a CDS encoding NAD(P)H-hydrate dehydratase, giving the protein MKIARVIEMQNMDEDAINKFGISDELLMENAGLSICQLIYNNFKIENSSFLVICGVGNNGGDGLVVARKLHSNGAMVNICILGNPEKYKGSALKNWQIINNLNISSKIQPSINELESVIKPGDIIIDAIFGTGLARNIEGYYLEVIQLINKINNPVISIDIPSGINGNTGSIQGIAVKADYTVTFGLPKIGNILYPGYDYCGKLYVSHISFPPYLYNKNDLNTYINSPLLIPNRLNEGHKGTFGDALFISGSRNYYGAPYFSSLSFLKSGGGYSRLAAPASIIPYIATIASEVVFLPQKETATGAISSANIPALLKLSEKTDIVIIGPGLSLEEETQNLVRRIVTEINKPILIDGDGLTAISNDLSILQSRKHPTILTPHLGEMSCLTKLPVNQIKEDLINIVVDFAGKNNTITVLKGAHTLIAIPDGNVFINMTGNSGMASAGSGDVLTGTIAAMYTLGLPVESAARQGVLVHGLAGDMTAKKLGKDGMTARDIMESLPNAIKMIRREDISLNNNKFSGIEIIH; this is encoded by the coding sequence ATGAAAATTGCCAGAGTAATAGAAATGCAAAATATGGATGAAGATGCTATCAACAAATTTGGCATCAGTGATGAATTGTTGATGGAAAATGCAGGATTATCAATCTGTCAGTTAATTTATAATAATTTCAAAATAGAAAATAGTAGCTTTTTAGTAATTTGTGGAGTCGGAAATAACGGTGGAGACGGGTTGGTAGTAGCCAGAAAATTACATTCTAATGGTGCTATGGTTAATATTTGCATCCTCGGAAATCCCGAAAAATATAAAGGATCTGCACTGAAAAACTGGCAAATAATTAACAATCTTAATATATCTTCAAAAATACAACCTTCAATTAATGAATTAGAATCGGTGATAAAACCCGGAGACATTATTATTGACGCTATTTTCGGTACAGGTCTGGCTAGAAATATTGAGGGATATTATCTGGAAGTTATTCAGTTAATTAATAAAATAAATAACCCGGTTATCAGCATAGATATTCCTTCCGGTATAAACGGTAACACCGGTTCAATTCAGGGAATTGCTGTGAAAGCAGATTATACAGTCACTTTTGGCCTTCCAAAAATAGGAAATATATTATATCCCGGTTATGATTATTGTGGAAAACTTTATGTTTCACATATTTCTTTCCCTCCCTATTTATATAATAAAAATGATTTAAATACTTATATCAATTCCCCTCTTTTAATTCCCAATCGTTTGAACGAAGGCCATAAAGGAACATTTGGTGACGCTCTTTTTATATCCGGTTCCCGTAATTATTATGGTGCCCCCTATTTTTCTTCTCTATCCTTTTTAAAAAGCGGTGGTGGTTATTCCCGATTAGCGGCTCCTGCCTCAATCATTCCCTATATTGCTACAATTGCCAGCGAAGTTGTATTTCTTCCCCAAAAAGAAACGGCAACAGGGGCTATTTCTTCAGCCAATATACCCGCACTATTAAAATTATCCGAAAAAACAGACATTGTTATTATAGGACCCGGCCTTTCCCTGGAAGAGGAAACACAAAACCTGGTTAGAAGGATAGTTACTGAAATTAATAAGCCCATACTAATTGATGGTGACGGGTTAACCGCAATAAGTAATGATTTATCAATTTTACAATCACGAAAGCATCCAACTATATTAACACCACACCTTGGAGAAATGTCCTGCTTGACTAAATTACCGGTAAACCAAATAAAAGAAGACTTAATTAATATTGTGGTAGATTTTGCCGGAAAAAATAATACAATCACTGTATTAAAGGGGGCTCATACATTAATTGCTATACCGGACGGCAATGTATTTATTAATATGACGGGAAACAGTGGTATGGCATCTGCCGGTTCCGGAGATGTGTTAACAGGTACTATAGCAGCAATGTATACCCTTGGATTACCGGTTGAATCTGCCGCTCGACAAGGAGTACTTGTTCATGGATTAGCCGGAGACATGACTGCCAAAAAACTGGGAAAAGACGGAATGACTGCCAGGGATATAATGGAATCATTGCCAAATGCAATTAAGATGATTCGCAGAGAGGATATATCTTTAAATAATAACAAATTTTCAGGAATTGAAATAATTCACTAA
- a CDS encoding zinc ribbon domain-containing protein, with protein MPNYSYECLDCNNIFERRLTIEDMKKGGIICSKCGNSNTKRLFNGFSFCGSTSSYENNSNSCSVCHGGNCSTCKH; from the coding sequence ATGCCAAATTACAGTTATGAATGTCTGGATTGCAATAATATATTTGAAAGAAGATTAACAATAGAAGATATGAAAAAAGGTGGAATTATCTGCAGTAAATGCGGCAACAGTAACACTAAACGGTTATTTAATGGTTTCAGTTTTTGTGGAAGTACCAGCTCATATGAAAATAATAGCAACAGTTGCTCTGTATGTCATGGTGGAAACTGTTCTACCTGTAAGCATTGA